Proteins encoded together in one Falco biarmicus isolate bFalBia1 chromosome 4, bFalBia1.pri, whole genome shotgun sequence window:
- the LOC130147661 gene encoding LOW QUALITY PROTEIN: translation initiation factor IF-2-like (The sequence of the model RefSeq protein was modified relative to this genomic sequence to represent the inferred CDS: deleted 1 base in 1 codon), producing the protein MGRRGAVLGGGAGGRLLANGGARGPAEGPRQPMGGRAGGGAATCCGVANVGPRRAALGPGGWRRGGSGGSGGSGRLSALRRRTEEGELQRPPGRGRAARRRRRFPSAGTRSRLARWCPPARPPVDAGALSAVRPAAEAMLRAAEQR; encoded by the exons ATGGGGCGCCGCGGCGCCGTGCTGGgagggggtgcgggggggcGGCTGCTGGCCAATGGCGGCGCGCGCGGGCCCGCC GAGGGCCCCCGCCAGCCAATGGGCGGgcgcgcggggggcggcgcggctACATGTTGCGGTGTCGCCAACGTGGGTCCGCGGCGAGCGGCGCTGGGGCCGGGCgggtggcggcggggcggcagcggcggtAGCGGCGGCTCTGGGCGGCTCTCAGCCCTGCGGCGGCGCACCGAGGAGGGGGAGCTCCAGcggccgccgggccggggccgtgCGGCGCGAAGGAGGAGGCGTTTCCCCTCGGCGGGGACGCGGAGCCGACTCGCCCGGTGgtgcccgcccgcccgcccgccggtgGATGCCGGTGCCCTGAGCGCCGTGCGGCCGGCGGCCGAGGCGATGCTGCGGGCGGCGGAGCAGCGCTGA